The nucleotide sequence TCAATGGCGACACTCTTGACGTGTTTCCCAGTTATGCAGATACGGCGTTTAGAATCCACTTTTTTGGCGATGAAATAGAAGAAATCGAACGCTTCAATCCAACAGATGGTCGGGTGATAGAAAAGTATCAAACCATTACCATCTATCCGGCAAACATGTTTGTGACCTCTCCAGATCGTTTGCAGGGTGCAATACACGCGATACAAGAAGACCTGGTAAAGCAAATTGATTATTTTAAAGAAATAGGCAAACCACTTGAAGCAAAACGCTTGCAAGAGCGAACCGAGTTTGACCTGGAAATGATTAGGGAATTGGGCTATTGTTCTGGAATTGAAAACTATAGTAGATATCTAGACGGTAGGATGCCAGGAACACGACCCTTCTGCTTGCTAGATTATTTTCCAGATGATTTCCTGATGATCATTGATGAAAGCCACGTAAGCGTTCCACAAGTTGGTGCTATGTATGGTGGTGACAGATCCAGAAAGGTGAATTTGGTGGACTATGGATTTAGGTTGCCAGCTGCCATGGATAATCGACCTCTAAAATTTGAAGAGTTTGAAGCCTTGCAAAATCAAGTGATCTACGTGAGTGCCACGCCAGCCGATTACGAGTTGGAAAAAAGTGAAGGAATCGTCGTGGAACAAATCATACGACCAACTGGCCTGCTGGATCCCATTATAGAAGTACGACCCAGTCAAAATCAAATTGACGACCTGGTAGAGGAAATTAGATTACGTGAAGAACGTGACGAGCGCGTTCTTGTCACCACGCTTACCAAACGTATGGCTGAGGAATTGACAAAATACCTTTCCCGAATCAACATAAGATGTCGCTACATTCACAGTGATGTCGATACTCTAGAACGTGTGGAGATCATGTCAGATTTACGTAAAGGTATATTTGATGTGTTGATTGGTGTCAACCTCTTACGTGAAGGACTAGACTTACCCGAAGTATCCTTAGTTGCTATTCTAGATGCCGATAAAGAAGGTTTTCTAAGAAACAATAGATCATTGACCCAAACCATAGGTCGTGCCGCTCGTAACGTGAATGGTTTAGCCATTCTTTACGCAGATAAGATT is from Nonlabens sp. YIK11 and encodes:
- the uvrB gene encoding excinuclease ABC subunit UvrB, producing MDFKIVSDFKPTGDQPSAIKKLVTGVKAEERYQTLLGVTGSGKTFTVANVVEEVQKPTLVLCHNKTLAAQLYSEFKAFFPENAVEYFVSYYDYYQPEAFIPTSGTYIEKDLSINEEIEKMRLSTTSSLLSGRRDIIVVASVSCLYGIGNPVEFQKNVIRLNQDQVIARTDLLKQLVQSLYSRTTAEFNRGNFRINGDTLDVFPSYADTAFRIHFFGDEIEEIERFNPTDGRVIEKYQTITIYPANMFVTSPDRLQGAIHAIQEDLVKQIDYFKEIGKPLEAKRLQERTEFDLEMIRELGYCSGIENYSRYLDGRMPGTRPFCLLDYFPDDFLMIIDESHVSVPQVGAMYGGDRSRKVNLVDYGFRLPAAMDNRPLKFEEFEALQNQVIYVSATPADYELEKSEGIVVEQIIRPTGLLDPIIEVRPSQNQIDDLVEEIRLREERDERVLVTTLTKRMAEELTKYLSRINIRCRYIHSDVDTLERVEIMSDLRKGIFDVLIGVNLLREGLDLPEVSLVAILDADKEGFLRNNRSLTQTIGRAARNVNGLAILYADKITESMQKTMDETDYRRSKQIEYNTKHGLTPTAIKKSLESALSGKTKAVYAIEETLNLQAAEEEATYMSKPQLEQKVRDTRKRMEAAAKELDFMEAARLRDQIKMLQEKISEI